A single region of the Arthrobacter sp. zg-Y20 genome encodes:
- the map gene encoding type I methionyl aminopeptidase has translation MIEILNPDELARARVTGRLVADILQALKARTKVGTNLLDIDRWAAEMIAAAGARSCYVDYAPSFGRGPFGHYICTGVNDAVLHGLPYDYSLAEGDLLKLDFAITKDGMAADSAISFIVGETRPPESVALIRATEQALDAAIAAAVPGARIGDISAAIASVLGAAGYPVNTEFGGHGIGTTMHQDPHVPNAGRAGRGYKLRPGLMLALEPWVMADTAQLVTDADGWTLRSATGCRTAHSEHTVAITDGGAEILTLPSGGRA, from the coding sequence ATGATCGAGATCCTGAACCCGGACGAACTGGCCCGCGCCAGGGTCACCGGACGCCTGGTTGCGGACATCCTGCAAGCCCTGAAGGCGCGGACGAAAGTCGGCACGAACCTGCTGGACATTGACCGGTGGGCAGCGGAAATGATTGCCGCCGCGGGAGCGCGCTCCTGCTATGTCGACTACGCGCCGTCATTCGGCCGCGGCCCGTTCGGCCACTACATCTGCACCGGGGTCAACGATGCAGTGCTGCACGGCCTCCCCTACGACTATTCGCTGGCCGAGGGCGACCTGCTGAAACTGGACTTCGCCATCACCAAGGATGGGATGGCAGCCGATTCGGCCATCAGCTTCATTGTGGGCGAAACCCGCCCGCCCGAAAGCGTCGCACTGATCCGCGCCACGGAACAGGCACTGGACGCAGCCATTGCCGCTGCCGTGCCCGGTGCCCGGATCGGCGACATCTCCGCCGCCATCGCGTCGGTGCTTGGCGCCGCCGGGTATCCGGTCAATACCGAATTCGGGGGCCACGGCATCGGCACCACCATGCACCAGGACCCACACGTTCCCAATGCCGGGCGTGCGGGCCGCGGGTACAAGCTGCGGCCGGGGCTGATGCTGGCCCTGGAACCGTGGGTCATGGCGGACACGGCGCAACTGGTGACCGACGCCGACGGATGGACGCTGCGCAGCGCCACCGGCTGCCGGACCGCGCACAGCGAGCACACTGTAGCCATTACCGACGGCGGCGCAGAAATCCTCACGCTGCCGTCCGGCGGACGGGCTTAG
- a CDS encoding L-threonylcarbamoyladenylate synthase — protein sequence MSTSYDCTNPEELSEGLAAAQRAIAAKACVVLPTDTVYGIGADAFSPQAVATLLAAKGRGRSMPPPVLIPRMQTMDGLATDIPEDARNLARTFWPGGLTLICHAQPSLSWDLGDTMGTVALRMPDDRIALELLGVTGPLAVSSANRTGSPAAQNAAEAQAMLAESVEVYLEAGHRPVAGSDGVPSTIVDATSEPMRVVRQGAVSLEALREVVPGILGLGEEPPAEEAAAEDAAADTAAGTAEAHGGTAPSLVKEQG from the coding sequence GTGAGCACCAGTTATGACTGCACCAATCCAGAGGAACTCAGCGAGGGCCTGGCTGCCGCGCAGCGGGCGATCGCTGCCAAGGCCTGCGTGGTCCTTCCCACCGATACGGTCTACGGGATCGGCGCCGACGCGTTCTCGCCCCAGGCCGTAGCCACGCTGCTTGCAGCCAAGGGCCGCGGCCGCAGCATGCCGCCGCCCGTGCTGATTCCCCGGATGCAGACCATGGACGGACTGGCCACGGACATCCCCGAAGACGCCCGCAACCTGGCCCGTACCTTCTGGCCCGGCGGGTTGACCTTGATCTGCCACGCCCAGCCTTCCCTGTCCTGGGACCTGGGCGACACCATGGGCACGGTCGCCCTGCGGATGCCCGATGACCGCATCGCCCTGGAGCTGCTGGGAGTCACCGGCCCCCTGGCCGTGTCCTCGGCTAACCGGACCGGCTCGCCCGCCGCGCAGAACGCTGCCGAGGCGCAGGCAATGCTGGCTGAGTCGGTGGAGGTCTACCTGGAAGCGGGGCACCGCCCGGTTGCCGGGAGCGACGGCGTGCCCTCGACCATTGTGGACGCCACCAGCGAGCCCATGCGTGTTGTGCGGCAGGGCGCCGTCAGCCTGGAAGCCCTGCGGGAAGTGGTTCCCGGGATTCTGGGTCTGGGCGAAGAGCCGCCTGCTGAAGAAGCTGCTGCCGAAGATGCGGCCGCCGATACCGCTGCTGGTACTGCTGAGGCGCACGGCGGCACGGCACCGTCACTGGTCAAAGAGCAGGGCTAA
- the prmC gene encoding peptide chain release factor N(5)-glutamine methyltransferase, which yields MPDTRDGAEPLLAEALRAAAAVLAAAGVPSPRVDAELLAAHLLGKTAGRVRALAFTDAPTPAGYADLVAERAARVPLQHITGKAHFRYLELAVGPGVFVPRPETETVAQLAIDAARRAAGAKVVDLGTGSGAIAAAVASEVPGAEVHAVELSPLAFAWAERNLAPLGVRLVQGDLRDALPGHNGSFDVVVSNPPYIPADAVPNEPEAAEHDPAMALYGGGADGMELPMAAARTAARLLVPGGYFVMEHAEVQAHDIARRLAADPAWTDVRSHPDLNGRPRATSAIRRAAAEPEPMASPTERMLP from the coding sequence GTGCCGGACACCCGGGACGGCGCCGAACCCCTACTGGCCGAAGCCCTGCGGGCCGCCGCGGCGGTGCTGGCAGCCGCGGGGGTCCCGTCGCCCCGGGTGGATGCTGAACTGCTTGCCGCGCACCTGCTGGGCAAGACCGCCGGCCGTGTGCGTGCCTTGGCCTTTACGGATGCTCCCACACCGGCCGGCTACGCCGACCTCGTGGCTGAGCGTGCCGCACGGGTGCCATTGCAGCACATCACCGGAAAGGCCCACTTCCGCTATCTGGAACTGGCCGTGGGGCCCGGGGTCTTTGTGCCCCGCCCCGAGACGGAGACCGTGGCGCAGTTGGCCATCGATGCCGCCCGCCGCGCCGCTGGTGCCAAGGTGGTGGACCTGGGCACGGGCTCCGGTGCCATCGCCGCGGCGGTGGCCTCCGAGGTGCCCGGCGCCGAGGTCCACGCCGTCGAGCTCAGCCCGCTGGCGTTTGCCTGGGCCGAGCGGAACCTGGCACCGCTGGGTGTTCGGCTGGTCCAGGGCGACCTGCGCGATGCGCTGCCGGGCCACAACGGCTCCTTTGACGTGGTGGTATCCAACCCGCCGTACATTCCCGCCGACGCCGTACCCAACGAGCCGGAAGCCGCCGAGCATGATCCGGCCATGGCCCTGTACGGCGGGGGAGCGGACGGGATGGAACTGCCCATGGCGGCCGCCCGTACTGCGGCGCGGCTGCTCGTTCCCGGCGGCTATTTCGTAATGGAGCATGCCGAAGTGCAGGCCCATGACATTGCCCGCCGGCTTGCGGCCGATCCCGCGTGGACGGACGTGCGTTCCCACCCCGACCTCAATGGACGCCCGCGGGCGACGTCGGCCATCCGGCGTGCGGCCGCCGAACCAGAACCTATGGCATCCCCTACCGAAAGAATGTTGCCGTGA
- the prfA gene encoding peptide chain release factor 1, whose translation MFESIQGLLDEHAELQLRLSDPAVHADQGLARRLGRRYAELSRIVDAYNRWHGLEDDLAAASEMADEDPEFAAEVPVLKDQLADAQEKLRRLLIPRDPNDGRDVIIEVKGGEGGDEAALFAGDLLRMYTRYAEHRGWRTEIISATESDLGGYKDVSMAIKGNSNDPAEGVYARLKYEGGVHRVQRVPVTESQGRIHTSAAGVLVLPEVDEPEEVEINQNDLKIDVYRSSGPGGQSVNTTDSAVRITHLPTGIVVAMQNEKSQLQNREAAMRVLRSRILAHEQEKIDAANSDIRKSQIRTMDRSERIRTYNYPENRIVDHRTGYKAYNLDTVLNGELEAVVQAAIEMDEQARLDAIGDES comes from the coding sequence ATGTTTGAGTCCATTCAGGGTCTGTTGGATGAGCACGCAGAACTCCAGCTGCGCCTCTCCGATCCGGCAGTGCACGCGGACCAGGGCCTGGCCCGCCGGCTGGGCCGCCGCTACGCCGAGCTGAGCCGGATCGTGGATGCCTACAACCGGTGGCACGGACTCGAGGACGATCTGGCCGCAGCATCCGAGATGGCGGATGAGGATCCGGAGTTCGCCGCCGAGGTTCCCGTCCTGAAGGACCAGCTGGCCGACGCCCAGGAAAAGCTGCGCCGCCTGCTGATTCCGCGTGACCCCAATGACGGCCGCGACGTCATCATCGAGGTCAAGGGCGGTGAGGGCGGCGACGAAGCTGCTCTCTTCGCCGGCGACCTGCTGCGCATGTACACCCGCTACGCCGAGCACCGCGGCTGGCGCACCGAGATCATCTCCGCCACCGAGTCGGACCTCGGCGGCTACAAGGATGTATCCATGGCCATCAAGGGGAACTCCAACGACCCGGCCGAGGGTGTCTACGCCCGCCTGAAGTATGAAGGCGGTGTCCACCGCGTCCAGCGCGTTCCCGTCACCGAGTCGCAGGGCCGGATCCACACCTCGGCCGCCGGCGTGCTGGTGCTGCCGGAAGTGGATGAGCCCGAAGAGGTCGAGATCAACCAGAACGACCTGAAGATCGACGTCTACCGCTCCTCCGGCCCGGGCGGCCAGTCGGTGAACACCACCGACTCCGCCGTGCGCATCACCCACCTGCCCACCGGCATTGTGGTGGCCATGCAGAACGAGAAGTCGCAGCTGCAGAACCGTGAAGCAGCCATGCGCGTGCTCCGCTCCCGCATCCTGGCGCACGAGCAGGAGAAGATCGACGCCGCCAACTCGGACATCCGGAAGTCGCAGATCCGCACCATGGACCGCTCCGAGCGCATCCGTACCTACAACTATCCGGAAAACCGGATTGTGGATCACCGCACCGGCTACAAGGCCTACAACCTGGACACCGTGCTGAACGGTGAGCTGGAGGCCGTGGTGCAGGCCGCCATCGAAATGGATGAACAGGCCCGTCTGGACGCCATCGGTGACGAAAGCTAA
- the rho gene encoding transcription termination factor Rho — protein MTDTTSLTAGVESVSAGSAGENTSKSAGLAGLKLAQLQALAGQLGITGGSRMRKGDLVTAISNHQRGGAVADRPVRESRAGDDAAKGAVTAPEASAPAAQEQAAERPARTRNRNRRAASDGVVTSAPAEAPAEAPAQQAPQQAETTEAADNGRPARDENQRERGNRRTRNRRSDSGETNASSNGASSNGASSNGAEAPDAGEKRAEGNGASSNGSSNNAETRSDDERGERRERRTRDRDNNRENGNRENRENGNRENRENGNRENRDNGNRENRDNNRENGSRDNNGNRDNNGNRDNNGNRENNRDRDNNRDDNEENGRGRNRRNRNRNDRNDRGDRNDRFRDRNERRRNRNQNPEVDDVEVTEDDVLLPVAGILDVLENYAFVRTSGYLPGPNDVYVSLAQVKKYNLRKGDAVVGAIRAPREGENQGGNQRQKFNALVRLTSVNGKPAEDNKDRVDFSKLVPLYPSERLRLETSAKVIGPRVIDLVAPIGKGQRGLIVSPPKAGKTLILQSIANAITINNPEVHLMMVLVDERPEEVTDMQRTVKGEVIASTFDRPADDHTTVAELAIERAKRLVEMGNDVVVLLDSMTRLGRAYNLAAPASGRILSGGVDSSALYPPKRFFGAARNIENGGSLTILATALVETGSKMDEVIFEEFKGTGNMELRLSRNLADKRIFPAVDVNASGTRREENLLSPDEVKIMWKLRRVLSGLDTQQALELLTGKIKETQSNVEFLMQIQKTTLGSKDD, from the coding sequence GTGACAGACACCACCAGCCTGACTGCAGGCGTGGAATCCGTATCCGCCGGCTCCGCCGGCGAGAACACTTCAAAGAGTGCAGGCCTTGCAGGCCTTAAGCTCGCACAGCTCCAGGCACTTGCCGGCCAGCTCGGCATCACCGGCGGCTCCCGGATGCGCAAGGGGGACTTGGTTACGGCCATTTCCAACCACCAGCGCGGCGGTGCAGTGGCCGACCGCCCCGTGCGCGAATCCCGGGCCGGCGATGACGCTGCCAAGGGTGCCGTGACCGCACCGGAAGCTTCGGCTCCCGCTGCACAGGAGCAGGCCGCTGAGCGCCCGGCACGTACCCGGAACCGCAACCGGCGTGCCGCCAGTGACGGTGTAGTCACCTCCGCACCGGCCGAAGCTCCGGCAGAGGCACCGGCCCAGCAGGCACCCCAGCAGGCTGAAACCACCGAAGCAGCCGACAACGGCCGTCCGGCCCGCGACGAGAACCAGCGTGAGCGCGGCAACCGCCGCACGCGCAACCGCCGCAGCGACAGCGGTGAGACCAACGCCTCCTCCAACGGTGCCTCCTCCAACGGTGCTTCCTCCAACGGTGCGGAGGCACCGGATGCAGGCGAGAAGCGGGCCGAGGGCAACGGAGCTTCCAGCAACGGATCTTCCAATAACGCTGAGACCCGCTCCGACGACGAGCGCGGAGAGCGCCGCGAACGCCGCACCCGCGACCGCGACAACAACCGCGAAAACGGCAACCGCGAAAACCGCGAGAACGGCAACCGCGAAAACCGCGAGAACGGCAACCGCGAAAACCGCGACAACGGCAACCGCGAGAACCGCGACAACAACCGTGAGAACGGCAGCCGTGACAACAACGGCAACCGTGACAACAACGGCAACCGTGACAACAACGGCAACCGCGAGAACAACCGCGACCGCGACAACAACCGCGATGACAACGAAGAGAACGGACGCGGCCGCAACCGCCGCAACCGCAACCGGAATGACCGCAACGACCGCGGCGACCGCAACGACCGTTTCCGCGACCGCAACGAACGCCGCCGCAACCGCAACCAGAACCCCGAGGTTGACGACGTCGAGGTCACTGAGGACGACGTGCTGCTGCCCGTCGCCGGCATCCTGGATGTGCTGGAAAACTACGCCTTCGTGCGTACCTCCGGCTACCTCCCGGGCCCGAACGACGTGTACGTTTCCCTGGCCCAGGTCAAGAAGTACAACCTGCGCAAGGGCGACGCCGTGGTTGGCGCCATCCGCGCTCCCCGCGAAGGTGAAAACCAGGGCGGCAACCAGCGTCAGAAGTTCAACGCACTGGTGCGCCTGACCTCGGTCAACGGCAAGCCCGCCGAGGACAACAAGGACCGCGTGGACTTCTCCAAGCTGGTTCCGCTGTACCCCTCCGAGCGCCTGCGCCTCGAGACTTCCGCCAAGGTGATCGGCCCGCGCGTCATCGACCTCGTGGCACCGATCGGCAAGGGCCAGCGCGGCCTGATCGTCTCGCCGCCGAAGGCCGGCAAGACGCTCATCCTGCAGTCCATCGCCAACGCGATCACCATCAACAACCCTGAAGTCCACCTGATGATGGTCCTGGTTGACGAACGTCCCGAAGAAGTCACCGATATGCAGCGCACGGTGAAGGGTGAGGTCATCGCCTCCACCTTCGACCGTCCCGCCGATGACCACACCACCGTGGCAGAGCTCGCCATTGAGCGCGCCAAGCGCCTGGTGGAAATGGGCAACGACGTTGTTGTGCTGCTGGACTCCATGACCCGCCTGGGCCGTGCCTACAACCTGGCCGCTCCGGCGTCGGGCCGTATCCTCTCCGGCGGCGTGGACTCCTCCGCCCTGTACCCGCCCAAGCGTTTCTTCGGTGCTGCCCGCAACATCGAAAACGGCGGGTCATTGACCATCCTGGCCACGGCCCTGGTGGAGACCGGCTCCAAGATGGACGAGGTCATCTTCGAAGAGTTCAAGGGAACCGGCAATATGGAACTGCGTCTGTCCCGCAACCTTGCGGACAAGCGCATCTTCCCGGCCGTTGATGTCAACGCCTCGGGTACCCGCCGCGAAGAGAACCTGCTGTCTCCTGATGAAGTCAAGATCATGTGGAAGCTGCGCCGCGTCCTCTCCGGCCTGGATACCCAGCAGGCGCTGGAACTGCTGACCGGCAAGATCAAGGAAACGCAGTCCAACGTGGAATTCCTGATGCAGATCCAGAAAACCACCCTGGGCAGCAAGGACGACTAG
- the thrB gene encoding homoserine kinase, whose translation MELPGAGLAGARTPSRPVTPGQDISVRVPATSANLGPGFDSLGLALGLHDTVRVRTVEEEGILVEVAGEGAGNVPLDSSHLVVRALLSTLAAAGYTAPGLHLSAANAIPHGRGLGSSASAIVSGVLAANTLLPAEARLDAAGLLHACSALEGHPDNVAPALAGDLAISWETGGRFRSARASVHPDVVPVAAIPATELSTASARGLLPASVPHRIAAANSGRAALLVHALTHDPSLLLEGTRDELHQSFRAPAMLPSAELMASLRAAGFAAVISGAGPTVLCLAAGVAEAREAEGLITEHLLAAGSREKWRVLSLGVQRDGARVEVHQRY comes from the coding sequence GTGGAGCTGCCCGGTGCCGGTCTCGCCGGTGCCCGGACGCCGTCCCGGCCGGTGACTCCGGGCCAGGACATCAGCGTCAGGGTGCCGGCGACCAGCGCCAACCTCGGTCCGGGGTTCGACTCCCTGGGCCTGGCCCTGGGCCTCCATGACACCGTACGGGTCCGCACGGTCGAGGAGGAGGGCATCCTCGTCGAAGTGGCGGGGGAGGGCGCCGGAAACGTGCCGCTGGATTCCTCCCACCTGGTGGTCCGGGCCCTGCTCTCCACCCTGGCCGCCGCCGGATACACGGCTCCGGGGCTGCACCTGAGCGCAGCTAACGCCATTCCGCACGGACGCGGCCTGGGCTCCTCGGCGTCGGCGATCGTGTCCGGCGTGCTGGCTGCCAACACCCTGCTTCCCGCGGAGGCGCGGTTGGATGCCGCGGGCCTGCTGCACGCCTGCTCGGCGCTGGAAGGCCATCCGGACAATGTGGCGCCGGCCCTGGCCGGCGACCTCGCGATCTCCTGGGAAACGGGCGGACGCTTCCGTTCCGCCCGTGCGTCGGTGCACCCGGACGTTGTGCCGGTGGCAGCCATTCCGGCCACTGAACTGTCCACCGCAAGCGCCCGCGGGCTGCTGCCCGCCAGCGTTCCGCACCGCATTGCCGCAGCAAACTCAGGGCGTGCTGCCCTGCTGGTCCACGCCCTGACCCATGACCCGTCACTGCTGCTGGAGGGAACCCGCGACGAACTGCACCAGTCGTTCCGGGCCCCGGCCATGCTCCCCAGCGCGGAATTGATGGCGTCCCTGCGCGCAGCTGGCTTCGCAGCTGTGATCTCCGGGGCCGGCCCCACGGTGCTGTGCCTGGCCGCCGGGGTTGCGGAGGCGCGCGAAGCGGAGGGACTCATCACGGAACATCTGCTTGCCGCAGGAAGCCGCGAAAAGTGGCGTGTTCTCAGTCTTGGCGTTCAGCGAGATGGTGCTAGAGTGGAAGTGCACCAGCGGTACTAA
- the thrC gene encoding threonine synthase, with protein sequence MAHQWSGVVREYADRLPVTDSTEVITLGEGGTPLVHAKALSELTGSTVYLKVEGMNPTGSFKDRGMTMAMTAAVESGAKAVVCASTGNTSASAAAYATQAGITCAVLVPDGKISMGKLSQAIAHGAQLLQVRGNFDNCLEVARKLAEAYPVFLVNSVNPARIEGQKTASFEVVDALGDAPDYHLLPVGNAGNITAYWKGYSEYAAPYTNVAGEELAPVASKTPHMWGFQAEGASPLVKGHPVSDPDTIATAIRIGNPASWDAAIAARDESGGLIEAVTDTEILEAHRWLSAREGVFVEPASAAGVAGLLKKHAAGEVPAGKTIVITVTGHGLKDPQWALRTADGSDVEPTKVDFDVVSVAAALGLEAAAPAASGK encoded by the coding sequence GTGGCTCACCAATGGAGCGGCGTTGTCCGCGAATACGCCGACCGGCTGCCGGTCACCGACAGCACCGAAGTCATCACCCTGGGTGAAGGCGGCACGCCGCTGGTTCATGCCAAGGCCCTCTCGGAGCTGACCGGATCCACGGTCTACCTCAAGGTTGAAGGGATGAATCCCACCGGCTCGTTCAAGGACCGCGGGATGACCATGGCCATGACCGCCGCCGTTGAATCCGGTGCCAAGGCCGTGGTGTGCGCCTCCACGGGCAACACCAGCGCCTCGGCCGCCGCCTACGCCACGCAGGCCGGCATCACCTGTGCCGTGCTGGTCCCGGACGGCAAGATTTCCATGGGCAAGCTCAGCCAGGCCATTGCCCACGGCGCGCAGCTGCTGCAGGTGCGCGGCAACTTCGACAACTGCCTGGAAGTGGCGCGCAAGCTCGCCGAGGCCTACCCGGTGTTCCTGGTGAACTCGGTAAACCCGGCACGCATCGAAGGCCAGAAAACCGCGTCCTTCGAAGTGGTGGACGCGCTTGGGGACGCCCCGGACTACCATCTGCTGCCGGTGGGCAACGCCGGGAACATCACCGCGTATTGGAAGGGTTACTCCGAGTACGCCGCGCCTTACACGAACGTTGCCGGCGAGGAACTCGCGCCGGTGGCCAGCAAGACGCCGCACATGTGGGGATTCCAGGCCGAGGGCGCTTCGCCCCTGGTGAAGGGGCACCCGGTCAGCGATCCCGACACCATTGCCACCGCCATCCGGATCGGCAACCCGGCGTCCTGGGATGCAGCCATTGCCGCACGCGATGAATCCGGCGGGCTGATCGAGGCCGTCACCGACACCGAAATCCTGGAAGCGCACCGCTGGCTTTCCGCACGCGAAGGCGTGTTTGTGGAACCGGCCTCTGCTGCGGGTGTGGCAGGGCTGCTCAAGAAGCACGCCGCTGGCGAAGTTCCCGCCGGCAAAACCATCGTCATTACGGTTACCGGGCACGGCCTGAAGGACCCGCAGTGGGCCCTGCGCACCGCAGACGGTTCCGACGTCGAGCCCACCAAGGTGGATTTCGACGTCGTCAGCGTGGCCGCCGCGCTGGGCCTGGAAGCGGCTGCCCCGGCAGCCTCCGGAAAGTAG
- a CDS encoding homoserine dehydrogenase, whose protein sequence is MKTLKVALLGCGNVGSQVARILIDDAADLTARLGARLELAGIAVRNPDASRDVELPADLFTTDAETLVAGADIVIELIGGIEPARTLIMHALGNGAAVVTGNKALLAADGAALYEKADAAGVQLSYEAAVAGAIPILRPIRDSLAGDRITKVMGIVNGTTNYILDAMDSTGAQFADALADAQRLGYAEADPTADVEGHDAAAKGAILASLAFHTGFDLSAVSCEGISSVTAEDISAAQDAGFVIKLLAIAERFADDDGTEGVSVRVHPTLLPRRHPLAAVHGAFNAVFVEAENAGELMFYGQGAGGAPTASAVMGDVVTAARRLVLGGPVPAGRPSGHLPALPLQKVTTSYSIGLEVADQPGVLAAVARVFSEHGVSIETMRQTIHGEGASAELRFVTHRASEAALAATVEAIKDLDVITNVKSVLRVEGV, encoded by the coding sequence ATGAAGACCCTGAAAGTGGCCCTGCTGGGATGCGGAAACGTGGGATCGCAGGTCGCCCGGATCCTCATCGATGACGCGGCCGACCTCACCGCCCGCCTCGGCGCCCGGCTGGAGCTGGCCGGCATTGCCGTCCGCAACCCGGACGCGTCCCGCGACGTGGAGCTGCCCGCGGACCTGTTCACCACCGACGCCGAGACACTGGTGGCTGGCGCGGACATCGTGATCGAGTTGATAGGCGGGATCGAGCCGGCCCGCACCCTGATTATGCACGCCCTGGGCAACGGCGCCGCCGTGGTCACCGGCAACAAGGCCCTGCTCGCCGCGGACGGCGCTGCGCTGTACGAGAAGGCCGACGCCGCCGGCGTCCAGCTCTCCTATGAAGCGGCAGTGGCCGGAGCCATCCCGATCCTGCGCCCCATCCGGGACAGCCTGGCCGGGGACCGGATCACCAAGGTGATGGGAATTGTCAACGGCACCACCAACTACATCCTGGACGCCATGGATTCCACCGGCGCGCAGTTCGCCGACGCGCTGGCCGACGCCCAGCGGCTCGGGTACGCGGAGGCGGATCCCACCGCCGATGTGGAGGGGCATGACGCTGCCGCGAAGGGTGCCATCCTTGCCTCCCTGGCCTTCCACACCGGCTTTGACCTTTCCGCCGTGTCCTGCGAGGGCATCAGCTCCGTGACGGCCGAAGACATCAGTGCGGCGCAGGACGCCGGGTTCGTCATCAAGTTGCTGGCCATCGCCGAAAGGTTCGCCGACGATGACGGCACCGAGGGCGTGAGCGTACGGGTGCATCCCACCCTGCTGCCGCGCCGTCATCCGCTGGCCGCCGTGCACGGAGCCTTCAACGCCGTGTTCGTCGAGGCCGAGAACGCCGGGGAACTGATGTTCTACGGCCAGGGCGCCGGCGGCGCACCCACTGCATCGGCCGTGATGGGTGATGTGGTGACGGCGGCACGGCGGCTGGTCCTGGGCGGACCCGTTCCCGCCGGCCGGCCTTCCGGACACCTGCCGGCACTGCCGCTTCAGAAAGTCACCACCAGCTACTCCATTGGCCTGGAGGTGGCGGACCAGCCGGGCGTGCTGGCCGCCGTCGCCCGGGTTTTCTCCGAACACGGCGTCTCCATTGAGACCATGCGCCAGACCATCCACGGTGAAGGGGCCAGCGCCGAACTGCGTTTCGTCACGCACCGTGCTTCCGAGGCCGCCCTGGCGGCCACCGTTGAGGCCATCAAGGACCTTGACGTCATCACGAACGTTAAATCCGTCCTGCGGGTAGAAGGAGTTTGA
- the lysA gene encoding diaminopimelate decarboxylase, whose product MTASPLAPAWLSHPEDPNALRPQMWARDVARGDSGELEISGIPVSRIAGEFGTPVFVMSEDDFRARARDFKDSFDAAFAGLCGGVDVYYAGKSFLCTEVARWVSSEGLRLDTCSGGELAVARRAGLHGSQLGLHGNNKSVAEMTRALDMELGRIVVDSLGELELLGNLAASRGERANVMLRLTPGVHASTHEFIATAHEDQKFGLSMVADPDLDGRSPAMAAVENALKHDGVNLVGVHCHIGSQIFESAGFELAARRLLGFLAEVKEGYGVELAELDLGGGYGIAYTEADAPRPPAEIANAMAAVVGSTCAELGLAVPRISIEPGRAIVGPSTFTLYRTGTTKTVRVDTNGGGTSPRRYVSVDGGMSDNARPVLYGADYSAVLASRASKDDAVMSRVVGKHCESGDIVVRDAYLPGDVTAGDLLAVPGTGAYCWVLSSNYNYIARPPVVAVRNGTARLIVRGETEDDLLARDVS is encoded by the coding sequence ATGACTGCTTCACCCCTGGCCCCCGCCTGGCTCAGCCACCCGGAGGACCCGAATGCCCTGCGTCCGCAGATGTGGGCACGCGACGTCGCCCGGGGGGATAGCGGCGAGCTGGAAATTTCCGGAATCCCGGTCAGCCGGATTGCCGGGGAGTTCGGCACCCCGGTGTTCGTGATGTCCGAGGATGACTTCCGTGCGCGCGCCCGGGACTTCAAGGACTCCTTCGACGCCGCGTTCGCCGGCCTGTGCGGGGGAGTGGACGTCTACTACGCAGGCAAGTCCTTCCTGTGCACCGAGGTGGCCCGCTGGGTCTCCTCGGAAGGCCTGCGCCTGGACACCTGCTCCGGCGGCGAGCTGGCGGTGGCCCGCCGCGCCGGACTGCACGGCAGCCAGCTGGGCCTGCACGGCAACAACAAGTCCGTGGCTGAAATGACCCGCGCCCTGGACATGGAGCTGGGACGCATCGTGGTGGACAGCCTGGGCGAACTGGAGCTGCTGGGGAACCTCGCAGCCTCCCGGGGCGAGCGCGCCAACGTGATGCTGCGCCTGACCCCGGGAGTGCACGCGTCCACCCACGAGTTCATTGCCACCGCCCACGAGGACCAGAAGTTCGGCCTGTCGATGGTCGCGGATCCGGACTTGGACGGGCGCTCCCCGGCTATGGCCGCCGTGGAAAACGCGCTGAAGCACGACGGCGTGAACCTGGTGGGCGTGCACTGCCACATTGGCTCGCAGATCTTCGAATCCGCCGGCTTCGAGCTGGCTGCCCGCCGGCTGCTCGGCTTCCTGGCCGAGGTGAAGGAGGGGTACGGCGTCGAACTGGCGGAGCTGGACCTGGGCGGCGGCTACGGCATCGCCTACACCGAGGCCGACGCCCCGCGGCCGCCGGCCGAGATCGCCAACGCCATGGCCGCCGTCGTCGGCAGTACCTGCGCCGAACTGGGCCTGGCCGTGCCGCGGATCTCGATTGAGCCCGGCCGCGCCATCGTGGGCCCGAGCACGTTCACGCTGTACCGCACCGGCACCACCAAGACCGTCCGGGTGGACACGAACGGCGGCGGCACCTCGCCGCGTCGCTATGTCAGCGTGGACGGCGGGATGAGCGACAACGCCCGCCCGGTGCTGTACGGCGCCGACTACTCCGCCGTGCTGGCCTCGCGGGCCTCCAAAGATGACGCGGTTATGTCGCGCGTGGTTGGTAAACACTGCGAGAGCGGGGACATAGTGGTCCGGGATGCCTACCTGCCCGGGGACGTCACGGCCGGGGACCTGCTGGCCGTTCCCGGCACCGGCGCCTACTGCTGGGTGCTTTCGAGCAACTACAACTACATTGCCCGTCCGCCCGTAGTCGCCGTGCGGAACGGCACCGCCCGCCTGATTGTCCGCGGCGAAACCGAGGACGACCTGTTGGCACGCGACGTTTCCTAA